Proteins from a single region of Gossypium arboreum isolate Shixiya-1 chromosome 1, ASM2569848v2, whole genome shotgun sequence:
- the LOC108481960 gene encoding ribulose bisphosphate carboxylase small subunit, chloroplastic 3-like, with protein MSAGIFASPIAGSGFVGLKTNVSKLVPTNDSISWSRKTVSNGSRTHCMKTWNPINNKKFETLSYLPPLSDDSIAKEIDYMMKKGWIPCLEFDEVGAVHRENSSIPGYYDGRYWTLWKLPMFGCNDSSQVLKEIHECKKAYPNAYIRCLAFDNKHQAQCMSFVIHKPN; from the exons ATGTCTGCCGGAATCTTTGCATCACCAATCGCCGGTTCTGGTTTTGTTGGCCTGAAAACCAATGTTTCAAAGCTGGTTCCAACTAATGATTCTATTTCATGGAGCCGGAAAACTGTGTCCAATGGTTCAAGAACCCACTGCATGAAG ACATGGAATCCAATCAACAACAAGAAGTTTGAGACGCTTTCTTACCTTCCACCTCTCTCAGATGACTCGATTGCAAAGGAAATTGATTACATGATGAAAAAAGGGTGGATTCCTTGTCTTGAATTTGATGag GTGGGGGCTGTCCACAGGGAGAATAGCAGCATTCCAGGGTACTATGATGGGAGGTATTGGACTCTATGGAAGCTGCCGATGTTTGGGTGCAACGACTCTTCTCAAGTCCTGAAAGAAATTCACGAGTGCAAAAAGGCATACCCCAATGCTTATATCCGTTGCCTGGCATTTGACAACAAGCACCAAGCTCAGTGCATGTCCTTTGTCATTCACAAACCTAATTga
- the LOC108482862 gene encoding calpain-type cysteine protease DEK1, whose translation MEGDGVALACLISGILFAILGLASFSILWAVNWRPWRIYSWIFARKWPSILQGPQLGMLCALLSLVAWAVVLSPVVVLIMWGCWLIIILGRDIVGLAVIMAGIALLLAFYSIMLWWRTRWQSSRAVAFLLLLAVALLCAYELCAVYVTAGSSASERYSPSGFFFGVSAIALAINMLFICRMVFNGNGLDVDEYVRRAYKFAYSDSIEMGPVSCLPEPPDPNELYPREFSRASHLGLLYLGSLVVLLVYSILYGLTAKDAHWLGAITSAAVIILDWNMGACLYGFQLLKSRVVALFVAGTTRVFLICFGVHYWYLGHCISYAVVASVLLGAAVSRHFSATNPLAARRDALQSTVIRLREGFRRKEQNSSSSSSDGCGSSIKRSSSVEGGHSTNIIEGSSQSMVQCSDANNWNSLGYIQEGINSDKSVDSGRPSLAMHNSSHHSVVQENEVGTLEKNIDPNSSLMVCSSSGHDSQGCESSTSTSANQQMLDLNLALALQERLSDPRITSMLKRRARHGDRELTSLLQDKGLDPNFAMMLKEKSLDPTILALLQRSSLDADRDHRDNTDVTIVDSNSVDNAMPNQISLSEELRLQGLEKWLKLSRLVLHHIASTPERAWVLFSFVFIIETIIVAVFRPKTIKIINATHQQFEFGFAVLLLSPVVCSIMAFIRSLQGEETPLTPKPRRYGFVAWLLSTSVGLLLSFLSKSSVLLGLSLTVPLIVACLSVAIPIWIRNGYQFWVPQVQCAGFARNHRHFGTKEVVVLTLCIAVFAGSVLALGAIVSVKPLDDLRYKGLTGEQNNFTSPYASSAYLGWAMASAVALAVTGVLPIVSWFATYRFSLSSAICVSIFSVVLVAFCGASYLKIVKSRDDQVPTAGDFLAAFLPLVCIPALLSLCSGLLKWKDDGWKLSRGVYVFVTIGLLLLLAAISAVIVVIKPWTIGAAFLLLLLLIVLAIGVIHHWASNNFYLTRTQMFLVCFLSFLLGLAAFFVGWFQDKPFIGASVGYFSFLFLLAGRALTVLLSPPIVVYSPRVLPVYVYDAHADCGKNVSAAFLVLYGIALATEGWGVVASLTIYPPYAGAAVSAVTLVVAFGFAVSRPCLTLKMMEDAVHFLSKDTVVQAISRSATKTRNALSGTYSAPQRSASSAALLVGDPAATLDKGGNFVLPRDDVMKLRDRLRNEELVAGSFFHRMRYHRGFRHEPTNDVDYRREMCAHARILALEEAIDTEWVYMWDKFGGYLLLLLGLTAKAERVQDEVRLNLFLDSIGFSDLSAKKIKKWMPEDRRQFEIIQESYIREKEMEEEILMQRREEEGRGKERRKALLEKEERKWKEIEASLISSIPNAGSREAAAMAAAVRAVGGDSVLEDSFARERVSSIARRIRTAQLARRAVQTGLSGAVCILDDEPTTSGRHCGQIDPSMCQSQKVSFSVAVMIQPESGPVCLLGTEFQKKVCWEILVAGSEQGIEAGQVGLRLITKGDRQTTVAKEWSISATSIADGRWHTVTMTIDADIGEATCYLDGGFDGYQTSLPLFVGTSIWEQGTEVWVGVRPPIDMDAFGRSDSEGAESKMHIMDVFLWGRCLNEDEVASLHTSICSTEFNLIDFPEDNWHWADSPPRVDEWDSDPADVDLYDRDDVDWDGQYSSGRKRRSEREGFVVHVDSFARRYRKPRIETQEEINQRMLSVELAVKEALSARGEMHFTDNEFPPNDQSLFIDPRNPPSKLQVVSEWMRPTEIVKGHLDSHPCLFSGAANPSDVCQGRLGDCWFLSAVAVLTEVSQISEVIITPEYNEEGIYTVRFCIQGEWVPVVVDDWIPCESPGKPAFATSRKGNELWVSILEKAYAKLHGSYEALEGGLVQDALVDLTGGAGEEIDMRSPQAQIDLASGRLWSQLLRFKQEGFLLGAGSPSGSDVHISSSGIVQGHAYSLLQVREVDGHKLVQIRNPWANEVEWNGPWSDSSSEWTDRMRHKLKHVSQSKDGIFWMSWQDFQIHFRSIYVCRVYPPEMRYSVHGQWRGYSAGGCQDYNSWHQNPQFRLRASGPDASYPIHVFITLTQGVSFSRTAAGFRNYQSSHDSQMFYIGMRILKTRGRRAAYNIYLHESVGGTDYVNSREISCEMVLEPEPKGYTIVPTTIHPGEEAPFVLSVFTKASVVLEPL comes from the exons ATGGAAGGGGATGGGGTTGCTCTGGCGTGTTTGATTTCTGGGATCCTTTTTGCAATTTTGGGTTTAGCTTCATTTTCCATTCTCTGGGCTGTCAATTGGCGCCCATGGCGGATTTACAG TTGGATTTTCGCCCGAAAATGGCCGAGTATTTTACAAGGACCTCAACTGGGTATGCTATGTGCTCTTTTATCTCTAGTGGCATGGGCGGTTGTTTTATCTCCAGTTGTGGTGCTTATCATGTGGGGATGCTGGCTAATCATAATATTAGGCAGAGATATTGTTGGTCTGGCAGTAATAATGGCCGGCATTGCTCTATTATTGGCATTCTATTCAATTATGCTTTGGTGGAGGACTCGATGGCAAAGCTCAA GGGCCGTTGCTTTTCTGCTTCTGCTGGCTGTTGCTCTGCTTTGTGCATATGAACTTTGTGCTGTTTATGTCACAGCTGGTTCCAGTGCGTCTGAGCGATATTCTCCTTCTGGTTTTTTCTTTGGTGTATCAGCAATTGCCTTAGCAATCAATATGCTCTTTATATGCCGCATGGTCTTCAATG GAAATGGCTTGGATGTGGACGAGTATGTCCGGAGGGCTTATAAATTTGCATACTCTGATAGTATAGAAATGGGTCCTGTGTCTTGTTTACCAGAACCACCAGACCCAAACGAGTTATATCCTCGGGAGTTTAGTAG ggcTTCACATCTTGGACTTCTTTACCTTGGCTCCCTTGTTGTTCTTCTTGTCTACTCTATCCTATATGGTCTGACTGCAAAGGATGCACATTGGCTTGGGGCTATTACATCTGCCGCAGTTATAATTCTTG ATTGGAACATGGGAGCATGCTTGTATGGGTTTCAGCTTCTTAAAAGTCGTGTTGTTGCACTTTTTGTTGCTGGAACTACACGGGTTTTTCTCATTTGCTTTGGAGTGCATTATTG gTACTTGGGGCATTGTATTAGCTATGCAGTTGTAGCATCTGTCTTATTAGGTGCGGCGGTTTCTCGCCATTTTTCAGCTACAAACCCGTTAGCTGCCCGAAGAGATGCCTTGCAAAGCACTGTGATCCGTCTGAGGGAAGGTTTTCGTAGGAAGGAGCAAAATAGTTCTTCTAGTTCATCTGATGGTTGTGGCTCAAGTATCAAACGTAGTAGTAGTGTTGAAGGAGGTCATTCCACTAACATCATTGAAGGTAGTAGTCAGAGTATGGTTCAATGCTCTgatgctaataattggaatagCCTTGGATACATTCAAGAGgggataaatagtgataagagtgtagaCAGTGGAAGACCAAGTTTAGCAATGCATAACAGTTCTCATCACTCAGTTGTCCAAGAGAATGAAGTGGGAACGCTGGAGAAAAATATTGATCCCAATAGCTCTCTTATGGTTTGCTCCAGTAGTGGTCATGATAGCCAAGGTTGTGAGTCTAGTACATCAACTTCAGCAAATCAACAGATGTTGGATTTGAATTTAGCTCTTGCATTGCAAGAAAGATTGAGTGATCCTAGGATTACATCAATGTTGAAAAGGAGGGCAAGACATGGTGATAGAGAACTGACTAGTTTATTGCAAGATAAAGGATTGGATCCTAATTTTGCCATGATGTTGAAGGAGAAGAGCTTGGATCCAACTATACTTGCATTACTTCAGAGAAGTAGCTTGGATGCAGATCGGGATCATCGAGACAATACTGATGTTACAATTGTTGATTCCAATAGTGTTGATAATGCTATGCCGAATCAAATCTCTCTGTCGGAAGAATTGAGACTCCAAGGGCTTGAAAAGTGGCTGAAGTTGTCCAGACTTGTTTTGCATCATATAGCAAGTACTCCAGAGCGAGCATGGGTACTGTTTAGTTTTGTCTTTATTATAGAAACAATCATTGTGGCAGTTTTTCGTCCAAAGACGATCAAAATTATAAATGCTACACATCAGCAA TTTGAATTTGGCTTTGCTGTGCTGCTTTTATCTCCTGTTGTCTGTTCAATCATGGCTTTTATTCGTTCACTTCAAGGAGAGGAAACACCCTTGACACCGAAACCTCGCAGG TATGGCTTTGTTGCTTGGCTGCTCAGCACTTCTGTCGGACTGCTGCTTTCTTTCCTAAG CAAGTCATCAGTGCTTCTTGGATTGTCCTTGACAGTGCCTCTCATTGTAGCCTGTCTCTCTGTTGCAATTCCTATATGGATCCGCAATGGCTACCAATTTTGGGTTCCGCAAGTTCAGTGTGCAGGTTTTGCCAGAAATCATCGACATTTTGGGACAAAGGAG GTTGTTGTTCTTACTCTTTGCATAGCAGTATTCGCTGGTTCTGTACTGGCACTGGGTGCAATAGTGTCTGTGAAGCCTCTAGATGATTTAAGATACAAGGGATTGACTGGTGAACAGAATAACTTTACCTCTCCTTATGCATCATCTGCTTACCTTGGTTGGGCAATGGCATCTGCAGTTGCTTTAGCAGTTACTGGTGTGCTTCCCATCGTTTCATGGTTTGCAACATACCGGTTCTCTCTCTCCTCTGCTATATGTGTCAGTATTTTCTCAg TTGTACTCGTCGCATTTTGTGGTGCCTCCTATTTGAAAATTGTGAAGTCTAGGGATGACCAGGTTCCTACAGCTGGTGATTTTCTTGCTGCCTTTCTTCCACTGGTGTGCATTCCAGCACTGCTATCTCTTTGCTCTGGATTACTTAAATG GAAAGATGATGGTTGGAAACTTTCTCGTGGTGTATATGTATTTGTTACTATTGGTCTTCTTCTTCTGCTTGCTGCAATTTCAGCTGTTATTGTTGTAATTAAGCCATGGACA ATTGGGGCAGCATTTCTGTTATTACTTCTCTTGATTGTTCTAGCTATTGGGGTTATCCACCACTGGGCATCAAACAATTTCTATTTAACAAGGACTCAAATGTTCTTGGTttgcttcctttcttttcttttgggtTTGGCAGCCTTTTTTGTTGGTTGGTTTCAAG ATAAACCTTTTATTGGAGCATCTGTTGGttatttttcttttctgtttCTGCTTGCTGGGAGAGCTCTGACG GTTCTTCTTTCACCTCCAATTGTTGTTTATTCTCCACGAGTGCTTCCTGTATATGTTTATGATGCTCATGCAGATTGTGGAAAGAATGTCAG TGCCGCATTTCTTGTCCTGTATGGAATTGCACTTGCAACTGAAGGATGGGGTGTTGTAGCTAGCTTGACAATCTATCCACCATATGCTGGTGCTGCTGTATCTGCTGTAACCCTTGTTGTAGCCTTCGGCTTTGCTGTTTCTCGTCCATGCTTAACTCTGAAG ATGATGGAAGATGCAGTTCATTTTCTCAGCAAAGATACTGTTGTCCAAGCAATTTCTAGATCTGCTACTAAG ACAAGAAATGCTTTATCTGGAACATATTCCGCTCCCCAGAGGTCTGCTAGTTCAGCAGCTCTTTTGGTAGGAGACCCTGCTGCTACACTTGATAAGGGAGGGAACTTTGTGCTTCCTAGAGACGATGTCATGAAATTGAGAGATCGCCTGAGAAATGAGGAACTAGTTGCTGGATCGTTCTTCCATAGAATGAGATATCATAGGGGGTTTAGGCATGAACCAACCAATGATGTGGATTATAGAAGAGAAATGTGCGCTCATGCACGAATTTTAGCTTTGGAAGAGGCTATTGATACTGAATGGGTCTACATGTGGGATAAATTTGGTGGTTATTTACTGCTCTTGCTTGGTTTAACTGCTAAGGCAGAACGAGTACAG GATGAGGTGCGCTTGAACCTTTTCCTTGACAGTATAGGGTTCTCGGATCTAAGTGCCAAGAAAATCAAGAAATGGATGCCAGAAGACCGTAGACAGTTTGAGATCATCCAGGAAAG TTATATAAGAGAGAAGGAGATGGAAGAGGAAATCTTGATGCAGAGGCGTGAAGAGGAGGGGAGAGGTAAAGAGAGAAGAAAAGCCCTTCTGGAGAAGGAAGAACGTAAATGGAAGGAGATTGAAGCTTCCCTCATTTCTTCTATTCCTAATGCTGGCAGCCGGGAGGCAGCAGCAATGGCTGCTGCAGTGCGTGCAGTAGGAGGTGATTCTGTTCTTGAGGATTCTTTTGCACGTGAGAGAGTTTCAAGCATTGCGCGTAGGATTCGTACAGCTCAATTAGCACGTAGAGCAGTTCAG ACGGGACTATCTGGTGCTGTTTGCATTCTTGATGATGAGCCTACAACAAGTGGCAGACACTGTGGTCAAATTGATCCAAGCATGTGTCAAAGTCAAAAGGTCAGCTTTTCTGTTGCAGTAATGATCCAACCGGAATCTGGTCCTGTTTGTCTGTTAGGGACTGAATTCCAGAAAAAGGTCTGCTGGGAAATTTTGGTGGCGGGTTCTGAACAAGGTATTGAGGCTGGACAAGTTGGACTTAGATTGATTACTAAGGGTGACAGACAGACAACTGTTGCAAAGGAGTGGAGCATCAGTGCGACAAGTATTGCTGATGGAAG GTGGCATACTGTGACAATGACCATTGATGCTGATATAGGGGAGGCAACTTGTTATTTAGATGGTGGTTTTGATGGCTATCAAACTAGCTTACCTTTGTTTGTGGGTACTAGCATTTGGGAACAAGGGACTGAGGTTTGGGTTGGTGTTAGGCCTCCTATTGATATGGATGCATTTGGGAGATCTGACAGCGAAGGAGCAGAGTCTAAGATGCATATAATGGATGTTTTCCTCTGGGGAAGGTGCTTAAATGAAGATGAGGTTGCTTCTCTTCATACTTCTATTTGCTCAACCGAGTTTAACTTGATTGATTTCCCAGAGGACAACTGGCATTGGGCAGATTCACCCCCAAGG GTTGATGAGTGGGATAGTGACCCTGCTGATGTTGACCTATATGATAGAGATGATGTAGATTGGGATGGTCAGTATTCAAGTGGTAGGAAAAGGAGGTCAGAACGTGAAGGTTTTGTTGTTCATGTGGATTCTTTTGCGAGAAGGTATAGGAAGCCAAGGATTGAAACACAAGAAGAAATTAATCAGCGGATGCTTTCTGTTGAGTTGGCTGTCAAAGAAGCCCTCTCTGCTCGAGGTGAAATGCATTTTACTGACAATGAGTTCCCTCCAAATGATCAGTCACTTTTTATAGATCCAAGGAATCCTCCTTCAAAGTTGCAG GTTGTTTCGGAGTGGATGAGACCTACTGAAATTGTTAAAGGTCATCTGGATTCTCATCCATGCTTATTTTCTGGGGCTGCAAATCCTTCTGATGTTTGTCAG GGTCGATTGGGCGATTGTTGGTTTTTGAGTGCTGTCGCTGTTTTGACGGAGGTTTCGCAAATATCTGAAGTGATAATTACTCCAGAGTACAATGAGGAGGGAATCTACACCGTTCGCTTCTGTATTCAG GGTGAGTGGGTCCCTGTTGTTGTTGATGATTGGATTCCATGTGAATCTCCCGGCAAGCCAGCATTTGCTACCAGCAGGAAGGGTAATGAACTATGGGTTTCTATATTGGAGAAGGCATATGCAAAACTGCATGGTTCTTATGAGGCACTAGAAGGTGGTCTCGTTCAGGATGCACTTGTTGATCTTACTGGAGGTGCTGGGGAGGAGATTGACATGAGAAGTCCCCAGGCCCAGATAGACCTTGCCAGTGGTAGACTATGGTCTCAATTGTTGCGGTTTAAACAAGAAGGATTTCTTCTTGGTGCTGGAAGTCCATCAGGCTCTGATGTGCACATTTCTTCCAGTGGCATTGTGCAAGGACACGCATACTCATTACTGCAG GTAAGAGAGGTGGATGGGCACAAACTTGTTCAAATTCGAAACCCTTGGGCAAATGAAGTTGAATGGAATGGTCCCTGGTCTGATTCATCTTCAGAATGGACAGATAGGATGAGGCACAAGCTGAAGCATGTTTCACAG TCAAAAGACGGTATATTCTGGATGTCATGGCAAGATTTTCAAATTCACTTCAGATCGATTTATGTATGTCGAGTCTACCCTCCTGAGATGCGATATTCTGTTCATGGACAATGGCGTGGTTACAGTGCTGGTGGTTGTCAAGATTATAATTCATGGCATCAAAATCCCCAATTCAGATTGAGGGCAAGTGGTCCAGATGCTTCATATCCAATTCATGTATTCATCACCTTAACTCAG GGTGTTAGCTTCTCAAGAACGGCAGCTGGTTTTAGAAATTATCAATCTAGTCATGATTCACAGATGTTCTACATTGGAATGAGGATCCTCAAAACCCGTGGTCGTCGTGCTGCTTACAACATTTACCTACATGAATCAGTTGGTGGTACAGATTATGTTAATTCTCGAGAAATATCTTGTGAAATGGTTTTAGAGCCTGAACCAAAGGGTTACACAATAGTGCCTACAACCATACATCCCGGGGAAGAAGCACCATTTGTCCTTTCTGTATTCACAAAAGCATCTGTAGTCTTGGAACCTTTGTAG
- the LOC108482863 gene encoding uncharacterized protein LOC108482863, whose translation MEMQGGKMEKDFVLQWGNRKRLRCFNKLKKQHQHQFGDSGGGTSTTPHSLPLPNKKMGSSPVANRLKMNSDLGTNKSRSALTSPEKEDRYYATRGSGSLVLEDNNTKVLMDHHHVKEDKGTVWPRLFTTLSNKEKEQDFMAMKGCKLPQRPKKRAKLIQRSILLVSPGTWLSDLCQERYQVREKKTSKKKPRGLKAMGSMESDSERD comes from the exons ATGGAAATGCAAGGTGGGAAAATGGAGAAAGATTTCGTGTTGCAATGGGGAAACAGAAAGAGGCTAAGATGTTTCAACAAACTTAAAAAACAGCACCAGCACCAGTTTGGCGACAGCGGCGGCGGCACCTCTACCACGCCGCACTCCTTACCTCTGCCCAACAAGAAGATGGGCTCCTCGCCTGTTGCCAATCGTCTCAAAAT GAATTCGGATTTGGGAACAAATAAGTCAAGATCGGCATTGACATCTCCGGAGAAGGAAGATAGGTACTATGCAACAAGGGGATCGGGTTCCTTAGTGTTGGAAGACAATAATACCAAGGTTTTGATGGATCACCACCATGTTAAGGAAGATAAAGGGACTGTGTGGCCCAGATTGTTCACCACATTATCtaataaagaaaaagaacaagattTCATGGCTATGAAGGGATGTAAGCTTCCTCAAAGGCCAAAGAAAAGGGCAAAGTTGATCCAGAGAAGCATTCTC TTGGTGAGCCCAGGGACATGGCTATCAGACCTGTGCCAGGAGAGGTATCAAGTCAGGGAGAAGAAAACTTCAAAGAAG AAACCAAGAGGATTGAAGGCCATGGGAAGTATGGAAAGTGATTCTGAAAGAGATTGA